The sequence CCTTGCCCAAAAACCGCACTAAGGAGCCTTGGATGCCACTGGATGACAGCGCTTGGCTTGGCGAATACAAAAAGGCTCTAGATGAGAGCAATATCGTCTCCATCACTGATCTAGAAGGACGAATCGTCTATGCCAATGAGAAGTTTTGCGAGATTTCAGGCTACTCCCAAGAGGAGCTCCTAGGAAAGCCTCACAACATCATCCGACACCCCGACACCCCCAAAGAGACCTTCAGGGAGCTTTGGAACACCATCCAAGCGGGAAAAACATGGCAAGGCCTCATCAAAAATAGAACCAAAGATGGCCGAGACTACCTTGTGCACAGCACGATCATCCCTATCTTTGACCAAGAAGGGAAAATCATCCACTACATGGGAGTGCGTCACGACCTCACGCCGCTCATCGAGAAAGAGCAGCTCATCGCCCGTCATATCAAAGATGACCTCACCCACCTCCCTAACCGATCCAAGCTACTAGAGGATATCACGACCCTCCCCTGCCCCACCCTCTCGCTCATTAATATTGATGGCTTCAGTCAGATCAACGACTTTTATGGGCTTAGCATTGGCGATGAGGTGCTCAAAAGCTTTGCCCATCTCCTCCAAGAGGCTTTTGGCGAAAAACAACACCGAATCTATCGCCTCCACAGCGATGAGTTTGCGATCCTCACGCCAAGCCCACAAGATGAGGAGGATCACTTCCAGCGACTCAAAAACTTTCTCATGCAGCTCAAACAAGAGCCCATCCTCTTTGAGGCAGGAAAGATCTATTTGAGTGCAACCGCGGGAAGCGCTGCAGAGAAAGAGACTATCATGGGCAAGGCGAACATGGCTCTTCGCTACGCTAGAGAGGAGAAGCAGCTCCACAAAGTCTATGATGAAACCCTGCTCATCAAGCAGCGCCAAGAGGAGAATCTAGAGTGGATTCACAAGATTCAGGGGGCGATTCGCCAAGAGCGAATCATCTCCTATTTTCAGCCCATCTACGATGTCAAGAATCGCCGCATCTCCAAATATGAAGCCCTCGTGCGCCTCATGGACGAAGAGGGGGCGATCATCGCTCCTTGGCAATTTCTTGATATCGCCAAACAGAGCCGTCAATACCCTCTCATCACCCAAACCATGCTCTCTCACGCCGCCATTGCCGCCAAGACGCACCAAGTGAGCATCTCCGTGAATCTCACCAC comes from Wolinella succinogenes DSM 1740 and encodes:
- a CDS encoding GGDEF domain-containing phosphodiesterase, translating into MPLDDSAWLGEYKKALDESNIVSITDLEGRIVYANEKFCEISGYSQEELLGKPHNIIRHPDTPKETFRELWNTIQAGKTWQGLIKNRTKDGRDYLVHSTIIPIFDQEGKIIHYMGVRHDLTPLIEKEQLIARHIKDDLTHLPNRSKLLEDITTLPCPTLSLINIDGFSQINDFYGLSIGDEVLKSFAHLLQEAFGEKQHRIYRLHSDEFAILTPSPQDEEDHFQRLKNFLMQLKQEPILFEAGKIYLSATAGSAAEKETIMGKANMALRYAREEKQLHKVYDETLLIKQRQEENLEWIHKIQGAIRQERIISYFQPIYDVKNRRISKYEALVRLMDEEGAIIAPWQFLDIAKQSRQYPLITQTMLSHAAIAAKTHQVSISVNLTTEDLTHADVLKHIDSLMRVYECAPYLIFEITETEEIRNYDDVRNFIRLVKGKYGSKIAIDDFGSGYSNFEHLLELEFDYLKIDGSIISKLETHGQSHVLIDAIVAFTQKLGIKTVAEFVSSKAIFDLIKEKGIDFAQGYFIGTPQKELLPAEFRLEE